Proteins encoded within one genomic window of Kibdelosporangium phytohabitans:
- a CDS encoding HNH endonuclease signature motif containing protein: protein MTDDQVLDYIAFHYRTRSNSDAKLIRGFARFAELRQPKRSGIDLGDGAAEEVAMELCLSPNTAAIHLSQSRSIVARLPTTVDALEAGEIDYTRTKAMHDYTADLTADQAAEVEKRVLDGGKRENLTRFKHALRRTVIRVDPQGAEQRRQEARSKRDVTKWDKPDGTATLNITLDPHETSAAYQQINTMAMRCKTPGRTLAQRRADVFMDLVLGKETTRPPVTVNVLIPMTTLLGLNQEPGEITGYGPITAEYARELAHDATWRRVITDPTGQVLEVSRRRFASPALKRHIELRDRTCRQPGCTVPADRCQTDHTTTYATGGLTSLDNTSTFCKRHNLMRQRTDWKLDQPTPGTLVFHTPANRKLVTHPQPYEPAPF from the coding sequence ATGACCGACGACCAGGTGCTGGACTACATCGCGTTCCACTACCGGACGCGGTCGAACTCCGACGCCAAACTGATCAGAGGGTTCGCGAGATTCGCGGAACTGCGACAACCCAAGCGCTCCGGCATCGACCTCGGTGACGGCGCGGCGGAAGAAGTGGCGATGGAACTGTGCCTCAGCCCCAACACGGCTGCCATCCACCTCTCCCAATCCCGGTCCATCGTCGCCCGCCTGCCCACGACGGTGGACGCACTGGAAGCAGGCGAGATCGACTACACCAGAACAAAGGCAATGCACGACTACACGGCGGACCTGACCGCGGACCAGGCAGCCGAGGTGGAGAAACGAGTACTGGACGGCGGGAAGCGCGAGAACCTGACCCGCTTCAAGCACGCCCTGCGCCGGACGGTGATCAGAGTCGACCCTCAAGGCGCGGAGCAAAGACGCCAGGAAGCCCGGTCGAAGAGAGACGTCACCAAGTGGGACAAGCCGGACGGCACGGCGACACTGAACATCACGCTGGACCCGCATGAAACCAGCGCGGCGTACCAACAGATCAACACCATGGCCATGCGCTGCAAGACACCAGGCCGCACCCTCGCCCAGCGCCGCGCGGATGTCTTCATGGATCTCGTGCTGGGAAAGGAAACAACCCGGCCGCCGGTGACCGTGAACGTGCTGATCCCGATGACGACCCTGCTGGGCCTCAACCAGGAGCCAGGAGAGATAACGGGCTACGGCCCCATCACAGCGGAATACGCACGCGAACTGGCCCACGACGCCACCTGGCGCCGCGTGATCACCGACCCGACCGGCCAGGTATTGGAAGTGAGCAGAAGGCGCTTCGCCTCCCCTGCCCTCAAACGCCACATAGAACTACGCGACAGAACCTGCCGCCAACCCGGCTGCACAGTCCCAGCCGACCGCTGCCAGACCGACCACACCACAACCTACGCGACAGGAGGACTGACCAGCCTCGACAACACATCGACGTTCTGCAAACGCCACAACCTCATGCGCCAGCGAACAGACTGGAAGCTGGACCAGCCCACCCCAGGCACCCTCGTCTTCCACACCCCAGCGAACCGAAAACTCGTCACCCACCCCCAACCCTACGAACCAGCCCCCTTCTGA
- a CDS encoding ABC transporter permease, whose protein sequence is MVWQAITKAAADPYFPPPLDIAGRAGDLWFSPSSLTGDILPSLGVLLGGWLIAAVLGIVLGTALGRAGKAMDYAGALLAFARSVPPPLLVPVFMVMFSLGPQTELITIVTGAIWPVLLNAVDGARSVDATKTDTARAFRISKPQWIFGVVLPAASPKIFAGLRLSLSIALILMVLSELVGTSNGIGYQLANAQGYSDLAGMWAWIVLIGALGFLLNRVLMIVQRRSLAWHGGHFA, encoded by the coding sequence GTGGTCTGGCAAGCGATCACGAAAGCGGCGGCGGACCCGTACTTCCCGCCGCCGCTGGACATCGCGGGCCGCGCGGGGGATCTCTGGTTCTCGCCGTCGTCGCTGACCGGGGACATCCTGCCGAGCCTCGGTGTGCTGCTCGGCGGCTGGCTGATAGCGGCGGTGCTGGGCATAGTCCTGGGGACAGCGCTGGGCAGGGCAGGCAAGGCGATGGACTACGCCGGCGCGCTGCTGGCGTTCGCCCGCTCGGTGCCACCACCGCTGCTGGTGCCGGTGTTCATGGTGATGTTCTCCCTGGGCCCGCAGACCGAGCTGATCACCATCGTGACCGGCGCGATCTGGCCGGTGCTGCTCAACGCGGTGGATGGCGCCAGGTCGGTGGACGCGACGAAGACAGACACAGCACGAGCCTTCCGGATCTCGAAACCACAGTGGATCTTCGGCGTGGTGCTGCCGGCGGCGTCGCCGAAGATCTTCGCGGGACTGCGCCTGAGCCTCTCGATAGCCCTGATCCTGATGGTGCTGTCGGAGCTGGTGGGAACCAGCAACGGCATCGGCTACCAACTGGCCAACGCCCAGGGCTATTCGGACCTGGCGGGAATGTGGGCATGGATCGTGCTGATCGGAGCGCTGGGCTTCCTGCTCAACCGCGTGCTGATGATCGTGCAGCGCCGAAGCCTGGCCTGGCACGGCGGCCATTTCGCCTAA
- a CDS encoding ABC transporter substrate-binding protein, producing MLRLTAVAVATLLAAGCGILDGSSSDSSGGSGQVEKPNIHIGIIASVDDAPVKVAEKLGFFKEEGLDPKVTLFQSASQTQPLLNKGDLDFSLMNYVSYFQAASKKTLDAKIVADAYQGTPESFVMLARKGVTIASPKDFEGKKVSVHQPPGNIGDLLFRSTLRDNGADPSKVTYVQVPFPNIPKALEAGQIDAGIAIEPFMTQAEKDLGATRSLKVIAGPTLDMPLSGYVSPSKFAQENPKTVAAFQRAMTKAQRASGDRSNLQKVMKELTGVDEATVPLLNLGVFPTSLDATRLQRVITLMRSYPELSQLQQDIQASSYIYTAPGS from the coding sequence ATGCTCCGTCTCACTGCGGTCGCTGTGGCCACACTGCTCGCCGCGGGATGCGGCATCCTGGACGGCTCGTCCAGCGACTCGTCCGGGGGATCGGGGCAGGTCGAGAAACCCAACATCCACATCGGAATCATCGCGTCGGTCGACGACGCGCCGGTCAAGGTGGCGGAGAAGCTGGGCTTCTTCAAGGAAGAGGGGCTCGACCCCAAGGTCACGCTGTTCCAGTCCGCTTCGCAGACCCAGCCGCTGCTCAACAAGGGCGATCTGGACTTCAGCCTGATGAACTACGTGTCGTACTTCCAGGCCGCTTCCAAGAAGACGCTCGACGCCAAGATCGTTGCGGACGCGTACCAGGGCACCCCGGAGTCGTTCGTGATGCTGGCCCGCAAGGGCGTGACCATCGCGTCGCCCAAGGACTTCGAGGGCAAGAAGGTCAGCGTCCACCAGCCGCCGGGCAACATCGGCGACCTGCTGTTCCGCTCGACCCTGCGCGACAACGGCGCGGACCCGAGCAAGGTCACCTACGTGCAGGTGCCGTTCCCGAACATCCCGAAGGCGCTGGAGGCCGGGCAGATCGACGCGGGTATCGCGATCGAGCCGTTCATGACGCAGGCCGAGAAGGACCTCGGCGCGACGCGGTCGTTGAAGGTGATCGCCGGGCCGACGCTGGACATGCCGCTGAGCGGATACGTGTCCCCGTCGAAGTTCGCGCAGGAGAACCCCAAGACTGTCGCGGCTTTCCAGCGTGCGATGACCAAGGCGCAGCGTGCTTCCGGTGACCGCAGCAACCTGCAGAAGGTGATGAAGGAGCTGACCGGCGTCGACGAGGCCACGGTGCCGCTGCTGAACCTCGGCGTGTTCCCGACCTCGCTGGACGCCACGCGGCTGCAACGCGTCATCACGCTGATGCGCAGCTACCCCGAGCTGTCGCAGCTGCAGCAGGACATCCAGGCCAGCTCGTACATCTACACCGCGCCGGGTAGCTGA